The sequence GAAAGTGCCAATTCTTTCATTTCGGAGACCAAACTTCTGAGTGGAGAGATATCTTTTACGATATTCCCGAATTTACTCTTTCCGTTTGAATAATAACCATGATAGAGTTTGGAATTAGTTTGAGTAATCGAAGTAGGAAATTTAGGAAAAGGATTATCAGCGACCGAATGGGCCAAATTCTCCAAAATCTTTTTGCCCCCGTCCAAACTCGGGAAGGTTTTTCCGTACATTTCCATCACAAAACGTACATCTTCGAAGGAAGGCATTCCGGATAAAATTTTTCCAAGTTCAGGTACTGACCTTCTGTAGAATCCGTCCAGTTCTCCTGGCTTCCAAGGGCAAGGTCCTACCCAATCTGCTACGAAAGAATCTCCTTCGTATGCAACGTGATTCGCCAGATCCTCCATTGCCTTTTTGATCGCTCTTGAAACTCTGTTTGCTTCTTCCGGAAATTTAGAAGCGAACCTTCCTGTGAATACGAGCATATTTGTGGGTAAATAATATGGTGGGATCTCGTTTTCCACAGTGAGACAGTAACCCTTCTCCCCAAAAAATGGATACTCTTGTAAAGAGGCAGCCGCACCCAAACACTCCGCACGAATGAATTCATGAGCGAGTAACGTAGGTCTTGTAGTAAGATAAGGTACAGGTTTTCGACGATGATAATTTTCTGAACGGAAAAATTCCTCTGCTACGAACCTGTCCAAGGAATAAGGATGTAATATCGGTAAAAAACTATGATACGAATCTCGGATAGACTCCGCTTCCATATAAGATGCGGAATAAAATCCATGTACCAAACAGGATAAAATAACCCCTCGATAAAAAGTCCAATGAGGAGAAGTCTTTTTGAGTTGTTGGTGAGCCCATGCAGTGAAGGGAATTTCTCCAGCTTCTGCCCTACCTTCTCTTAAGTGAGCAAGAACCGCCTCGTAACTTTTGAGCGCGCGAACTCTAACGAGTACGTCTTCTTCTTCAAAGTATCCCCGACTGAAAGCGAGAAATACCGGAAAAGCTGTGAGCCTTGGTGTTGTGACTATCTCTATTTCTATCACGCCGTCTATCGTTCTTAGGCGCCGGGTTTTTTCAAGAAACCCTTGGATTTCCTTTCTAAAACCTGCAAAAAAGACTCACGAGTTCCGGATTTTCGGCCGAGAGACATAATAAGGATGTGAAGATTAGCCATTTCGGCTTAGGTAGGAACTCCAGAGGCGCGTATGAAGTTAGATGACCTAGAATCTTATCGTAGAATTGTCTCCAGAATGGAAGAAATACAGGGAATCACAGAGAGATTTCAACCGAAACCTCCTGCCGAGGAAGGAGATCCTACACTAAAAAAGATCGAATCGGAATTTTCCCAAGAGTTGGACTCTAAAATGAAGGGAATTTTCTCCCAGGAGAACGATCCGACTCCAAAGGACTTAACTAGCATTATAGAAAGGGAATCTTATAAAAATCATTTGGATCCGAACCTAGTCAAATCTGTGATCAAGGCGGAATCCAATTTTAAACCGAATGCGGTTTCCTCCAAAGGAGCGATCGGTCTGATGCAGCTCATGCCTGGCACCGCGGATATTTTAGGCGTGGAAAATCCTTTCGATCCGGAAGAAAATATCGCAGGTGGGACTAAGTTTCTCGCGGATATGATGAAGAAGTTCGGAAATCCTGATAAGGCAATCGCGGCTTATAACGCCGGACCAGGGGCAGTCCAAAAATACGACGGGATCCCTCCTTATAAGGAAACGAAAGATTACGTAAAAAAAGTGAATCGTTTCTGGAAGGGAGAGTATTAAGAAAGTTTTAATAATACTTTTTTAATTCTCCGAATAGACAGGAAGTCAATTCGGAACAACTTGCCATTTTCTCCGGCTGAAGACATACTTGCATCTTATCGAAATGTTTTCTACAACCTCTTAAGCAGGCGTTTTCCACCTTATACAATTGGTCTTCCGAAGTTTGGGGGTATTCTTTCTTAGTACATTTCGCAAGATTATCACAATAATCTAGACAAATCTCTTTCCCTTCCCATTCCATGCCGGACTGTACCGCAGAGCCTCTGGAATATTTGAAAGCTATAAATGTGCCGACAGCAAGACCCAAAACGAAAATGGGGAGATAAGGGAAAATTTTTCTGAAAGAGATTGGGCTCATCGAGTCTCCGATTCGGAATTCTTATTCCGAGAAGGCATATAAAAATATACGTATTCTTTTCCTTGAGTTGGACTCAGGAGTTCCTTCAGGGTAACATCTCTTTTCCACACAGTTTGTGTCTGGAGAAGTTGGTATCCGGATGGAATAGGGATCGGCTCTTGGAAAAAGACCAGGTACCTAGTTCCATCCACACAATTTCGATCCGCACCCGGAACGGAATGAATGATTTCTGCGCCAGGAAGTGCATTCCTAAAAGTAAGAGCGGTCCAAGGATTTTCAGAAACGATACAAATCTGTTTTGTGTTTGTGAATGGTCCATTCTCCGGAACTTCGCTAAGGTTCACTCTAGGAAGAATGGAAAATTGGATATAAGAGAGTAAACCTGCCGCGAGAACGAGGTTCAAGGTAGTGGAGGAAGGAACTCCTGCCCTCTGGTCTCGGATCCTTCTTCCCCATAAGAAAATCAAAAGTAAGAATGCCGTGAAAACCAATTCCGCCAAGATACTTTGGCCCAGAAGAATTCCAAAACCCCACATTCCAGCCAAGACCAAGGCGCTGATCCCGAAACAGAAGAAATAGTTCAAAGACAATAATCTTGAGAATTGATATTCCTTTTTTCGAATGAAGAATAATCCGATTCCCAAAAAAGCCAAGGGGATCAAAGGAAGAAGGTAATAAAAGTCCTTACGGTTCGGAGCCAGGTGAACCAAGCAGATGGCAAGAATTGCCCAGAGGTAGGAACTCCCGACCACTTCTCTCAAAGACTTGGGCTTGGTGAATAATTTGGAATAGAATCCAAAGAAAACCGCCAGACTGAAAGGAAAACTATAAAGCAAAAATCCAATTGGGATAATCCATTCAGACTGGTTGGCGGTCGCCGCTGAGAATTTACCGAGATTTTCTGTGAATAGAAAGATCGTTAGGAATTCTTTTCCTAACTCTGAATAGGAAAGGAGGACCAAGATCCAAATTACCGGAACGACCAAAGAAGAAGAATGGAAGATGATGTGAGAGAGGAGTTCCTTCCATATTCTTTTTTTACCTGCCCATCCCCCATTTGAGTGAAGAAGGAAAATCCCAATAACTGAATAAGATCCTAAGATGACCCCGCTATATACCTGGAAAACAGGTCCTTTCACTAGAATTGCGATTCCGGAGAAGAAGCCCCCGAGAAATAACCAGATACGATTCTTAGAGAGCCTGAATTCTAAGATCGTAACTGAAACCAAGATGATAAAAAAAGTCAGTAAGGACTCCATCATCACTAATCTAGAGAATTTAAATACTCCCAAGGTCAAAGTGTAAGCAAAAGAAATTGTGAACGCTAGTTTAGAACTCCCACCTGCCCTTCTAATGCCTGCGTAAATTAGAACAGAGGACCCAAAAAAAAGTAAAAAGGAAGGAAATCTTTCCGCAAAAAAGCTGACACCGAAGAGACTATCCGACAAAATTCCGAGCCAAAACAGTGCAGGCGGCTTGTAGAGATTTAAAACACCTTCGAATTTAGGAAAAAGATAGGAAGAAGAGGCTAAACTTTCTCGGATCGTAGCGATATGCATCGCTTCGTCCCCTTGTGTTAAGATTGTGTTTCCTCCGGATCCTGGAAGAAGAAGGAATGCGTTTAACAAAATGAGCAGAGAAACAAATATCTTATCTCCACTTAAGCTTTTTTTAAAAAACGAATTCCAAACCATAAATTTGAAGAAAGTTCCCTTTTTTCGGAGTTTCAGATCAAAGTGGATCAAGAAATCCACATGTAATCATTCACTTACTTATCACCATATTGTGAAAATAAACGGAACAGGCAAGAGTAAAGTGGATCTAAAAAGTAAAAATGCGCTTGGCTGATTAGTCGAAGGTCGGGATACATCCCATATAGGCAGTTAGATGGTTCGAACCCCTAAAAAGAAGGTCAAAAAAACTAAGGCATCCAAAGCGGCTGCTCACGGCTCTCATAAGGGCCCTAAAAAAAGAGACCGAAAGGCAACTGAAACCGCTTTGATGAAGGCTGGGATACAAGTTTTTGCCAAAAAAGGATATGACGCAGCTACCACGAAGGATATCGCCAAGTCTGCAGGAGCGAACGAGGCTCTGATCATGCGTTATTTCGGCGGGAAGAAGGGTCTCTTAGAAGCAATCCTAACTCGAACAGACGATCTAGGCGATTCAGCTACAGGAAAAAAAGAAATAGAGACCAAGCCGGAACTTCATTTGGACGAGGCATTGGTTGAGTCCATTACGGAAAGATGTTCCGATTTCAAACATTACTCCGACTTCATGAAAGTTGCAGTCAGTAGGATTATCTTAGATCCCGATGTTAGTAGAATTATCCAAACCAAAATTTATACCAAGGCTCTGCCGGAAATGATCCAAGAGTTGGAAAAATTTAAGAAGCGAGGAGAGATCGATCCAAAAGCAGATCTGAAATCGGTTGCATTCGGGATTTCTTCTTTAACTTTCGCGTTAGGATTTATGGCCCAGGTGGTTTATAAAATTCCAGAATCGGAAATCAAAGCTACTATTAAAGAAATGGTGAGGATCTTGCAGAAAGGTCTAAAACCGGAATCCAAATAAAAAAGCCGAGACTGCTAAAAGCTAGCCCCGGCTCTCTTCGGAAAAGTTTTACTTTTTGCCGCCAATCAAATTCAAAGCGCTTCCCGCTTTAAACCATTCAATCTGCTGAGCATTATAAGTGTGGTTTACTTTAAATTCGTCCTTACTTCCATCTTTATGATGTAAAGCTAAAGTAAGAGGAGTTCCTTCTTTAAAATCGGTGAGTCCGATAATATCTATCTTATCGTCTTCTTGGATCTTATCGTAATCCGCCTTATCTGCAAATGTCAAAGCAAGCATCCCTTGTTTTTTCAAGTTTGTCTCGTGGATACGAGCAAATGATTTTACAAGAACCGCTCTTACTCCTAAGAATCTTGGCTCCATAGCAGCGTGTTCTCTGGAAGAACCTTCTCCGTAGTTCTCGTCTCCGATCACTATAGAACCGATCCCTTTTGCTTTGTATTGGCGTTGTACTTTAGGAACTTCGTCGTAAGATCCGTCTAATTGGTTCTTCACGCTATTGATCTTCTCGTTGAAGATATTCGTAGCTCCGATCAAAAGGTTATTGGAAATATTATCCAAATGCCCTCTGAACTTCAACCAAGGGCCCGCCATAGAGATATGGTCGGTCGTACATTTTCCTTTTACTTTGATCAGAAGGTTTAATCCTTTTAGATCCGTGCCTTCCCACTTAATGAAAGGAGCAAGCAATTGGAGTCGGGTGGATTTAGGATCCACTACCACTTGAATATTAGAACCGTCTGCAGCAGGGGCTTGGTAACCAGGATCGTTTACATCGAATCCTCTTTTAGGAAGTTCATCTCCGTTCGGAGGATCTAATTTAACCTTCTCCCCTTTTTCATTCGTAAGAGTGTCATTATTCGGATCGAAAGTAAGATCTCCCGCGATTGCCAAAGCAGTTACAAGTTCAGGAGAAGCTACAAATGCGTATGTGTTCGGGTTCCCATCGTTCCTAGATTGGAAGTTCCGGTTGAAAGAGTGAACGATCGTGTTCTTCTCCTTTTTATCCGCTCCTACTCTGGACCACATTCCGATACAAGGACCGCAAGCGTTCGCAAAAACTTTCGCTCCGATCTTTTCGAAAACTTTAATATACCCGTCTCTTTCTATCGTAAACCGAACCAACTCCGAACCAGGAGTGATCGTAAACTCTGCCTTAGGTTTTAAGAATTTTTCCGCGGCTTGGTTTGCAAGAGAAGCTGCACGAGAAATGTCCTCATAGGAAGAGTTTGTGCAGGAACCGATTAGCCCTACTTCTACTTTTGTAGGCCATCCGTTCTTCTTAGCTTCTTCTTTCATTTTAGAAATAGGGGTAGCCAAGTCCGGAGTGAAGGGTCCGTTCAAGTGAGGTTCCAAATCGGAAAGGTTGATCTCGATCACTTGGTCGAAGAATTTATCAGGGTTTGCGTATACTTCCGGATCAGCGGTGAGGTGTTCCTTCACCCCGTTCGCTAAATCGGCGATATCCCCTCTGCTAGTAGAACGAAGGTATCTTTCCATGGATTCATCGTAAGCAAAAGTGGAAGTAGTTGCTCCGATTTCCGCTCCCATATTACAGATGGTTCCTTTTCCGGTACAAGAGAGAGAAGAAGCTCCTTCACCGAAGTATTCTACGATTGCTCCTGTTCCACCTTTTACGGTAAGAATTCCTGCCACTTTTAAGATAACATCTTTTGAAGAAGTCCAACCGTTCAGTTTCCCAGTCAGTTTCACCCCGATCAATTTAGGCCATTTGAGCTCCCAAGGAAGGCCAGCCATTACGTCGCAAGCATCTGCTCCTCCAACTCCGATCGCAACCATTCCCAAACCTCCGGCGTTCACCGTGTGAGAGTCGGTCCCGATCATCATTCCTCCAGGGAATGCATAATTTTCTAAAACTACTTGGTGGATAATTCCTGCTCCGGGCTTCCAGAATCCGATCCCGTATTTATTGGAAACAGAAGAAAGAAAGTCGTAAACCTCTTTGTTTTCGGTTGAGGCGGTCGCTAAGTCCTCAGAGGAACCGATTTTCGCAGTGATCAAGTGGTCGCAGTGTACGGTGGAAGGAACTGCAACCTTACTTCTACCTGCGGACATGAATTGTAATAAGGCCATCTGCGCGGTTGCGTCCTGCATTGCAACTCGGTCCGGAGCAAAATCAACGTAAGATTTTCCTCTTTCGAAATTAGAGGAAGGAGTTCCTTCCCAAAGGTGAGAATAAAGAATTTTTTCGGTCAGAGTGAGAGGTCTGCCGACCACTTCTCTGGCTTTTTTAACCAGGGTCCCGAGTTTTTCATACCGGGCACGAATCATATCTATATCAAATGCCATTGTCATCTCCGATGATGGTTTCATCGTCTCTTAGGGTCGGGGTGCTTGTATAGGATTTTTCCGCCAAATGGACAATTTTAAGAATACGGAATATCCGTTTACTATTTGATTAGACTGAGAATGTGGAGAAGTGTCTGGAGTTCCTACCAGAAATTGGAAGAGAGAAGAAAAGGGAAATCACTCCCCTTTCACTTGACGATTTGGATATCTACTCGCCTGTTTTTTTCCTGACTTTGTCCCTTCCCCTCGGGAGAGGAAACTATCTGAGAACCTTTCGCTTCTAAAATGAAACGAGAAGTTTCTAAACCATTCCCCAATAAATAATCCCTGACCATCTCGGCCCTGAGTTGGGAAACTTTCAGATTTACCTCTTCGGTTCCTTCGGATGAAGCATGACCGATCAGAACTACCTTAATATCCGAATGTTTTTTGAGAAGAAAGGTAAGAGAATCCAGGATCCTTCTTTGGGACTTAGGAACTTTTATATCATTTTTATCGAAAAGGATCGGAGAAGATTGGATTTTAGAAGCAAGCTCCCCGTCTTTCCCGGAAAGATTTGCGGGTTCGTGTTTCTGAGAGAAGAAGCCGAAAATACTTTCTTTTTCCGATGAGGAAGAAGTTTCCTTCTTCTCCTCTACTTGTTTAGGTTTGCTTTCTTTAATTTCTTCAGTATGACTAACGGCCTTCTTTCCGCCGTTTCGGAATGCATAGTAGATCCCTATTCCAAAGCCCGCGAGAATAATGAGAGAAAGGACCAGAACGGGAATACGATTCTGCTTTTTCGCCTGGCCTGCAGAAGGGGTCGGGATATATCCTCTATAAGGTGCGTCTGAGTGTTGAGAACTCATGAGACTAATCGCTTCATCGTGGGAAGTATATTCCTCTTGTGGGGAAGATTTAGGATGAGAAGATTTTTCAGCAGCCCATTTGCGGATTTCAGTACGAAACCACTCGTCTGCTTTTGCAGTAAATTGAAAATTCTCACGGACATATTCCATGGTTTTCTTTTCAACGTCCGTATAAGTATTGTTATCCTTCACTGCGTTGAGAAGTTTCTTTGCATCTGCGATTGAAATACGGCCGTCTTTTTTACCCGAGGTGGCCTTTTCCGCCAACTCAATCAAGCCTCGATCATATTTTTTGCCTTTTATAGTGACGTAATAATTCTGCTTCTTAGTCATATTCTCCGTCCGCACTAAAGGCCAGGGGTCTTTTCATTCGAAGAACCCTTTTTAGGGCAAATCGAATCTTAAGTTAATTTGATCGACAATCCGTGCAACAAAAGTTTTGCGAGGCCTATATTCATTATCGAACCATCCATGATGCTTTCTTAATTCTAAATGAAGTCAGAGAAGAATAAAATCCACCGTTTTCAAATTTCTCGCCAATATGGGCTAATATCCGAGAGGGAGTTCCTTCCCAAAAGTACCATTAGAAGACGATCCAATCCGATCGAAATTCCTGAACATTCGGGGATGCCTCTCTCCAAAGCCTGAAGGAACTCCTCATGAACTGGAAAAACTTCCTTCCCTAACTTTCTTCTCAACTCTTGTTCTTTTTCAAAACGAGCTCTCTGTTCTATCGGGTCCAAAAGCTCGTAAAATGCATTAGCTAATTCTATTTTTCCGAAATACAATTCGAACCTTTTCGCTGCCCCAAGTTCAATTCTAGAAAGGGCAGCCATCTCTGGAGGATAGTCATAGATGAATTGGAATTCCGAAGCGAAATTCGGCTCCAATAAGTTTAAAAATATTAAAAAAAAGCAGTCTTCATATTCCATGGAATTGAAAGAGAGATTCGTGAGAGACAATTCGGTTATTTTTCGTTCTAATGAATCTCTATCCCAATCTATACCTGCCAACTTGGAGAGGAGTTCCTTCACTGATTTTCTTTGAAATGGTTTTTCCGGAAAGGGAAGACTCAGCTTATTAGTGACCCATCGAATTAATTCCTCAAGAAGGTCCATTGCTTGGTGCAAATCAGTGCCTACTTGATAAAATTCCAGCATCAGAAATTCCGCGGTATGGTAGGAACTCCCCTTCTCCCCTGAACGAAAAGTATGGGCAATCTCGTACGCTTTCTCTGCACCTAAAGATAGAGCTTGTTTGAGAGAATATTCCGGGGAAGTAATCAGATACCCCTTCTCTTCTCCGGAAGGAGATCCTACCACAAATGGATCTAAATACGGCTCCATTCCAGGAATTTTCTTCAAGGATGGTGTATCAACCTCGAGGAATCCTTTTTCATGAAAAAAAGTTCTCGTAGCATGTAAAAATCTGGATCGAAATGACAATATTTCTAAGTTATTCAGCTTCATCTTTGAATTTGATTGTTCAAAATAGTAAACAAATCCTTTAGAAAGGGAACCGATTGTGGAGTATATCCGAAAATACAGTTACTTCGAAATAAGAAAAAAGGCCAAAGCTGTAGAGATTGAACCTCTCCTTCCTGAAGTGAACGACCAAGTATTGAACGAGTTGAACTCAGTCTTAGCGATGGCTTTTTATGAAACAAATCGGCATGTAAAATTAGAAATATCAAAATTCGATACTTTGCCATTTCCAGTAATAGAAAAATTGATCAAATACGCCTTGGATTTGCGAGAAAAAAACCGAGTATTAATTCTCTCCAAACCGAGACCTCCGATTCGAAAATACATTAAAACATTTTCGTTAGAAGAATTAATTCTGATCCTCTGACCTTCTCCTTCTTTCCGGAACATTCCACGCATGAAAGATCAATTTCAACCCAAGATTTCCGAGCAACAAAAGAGTCCGAGCGCTCAGCACGGTTTCTTCTAAACTACCGTTATTAAATTCAACGGAACAATATAGTACGACATTATGTTTTTCGCAAAAACTTTGAAATTCTTTGCGACGAGGAGCGATTCGTTCCAATAACTCTTGAATATGATCTTCTAACGGGGAACTCGCGTCTCTTTTCGAATGGATTTGCCATAAGGAAGAAGTAACCGATTTTCCTGAGATGGCAGGAACTCCTTTATTTACCGACAAGTCCGGTCGGACCCCAAGGGTTCTAGTTACTTCGTGAACATCCAATCCGGGTTCCGAAACCGCAATAAGGGCCCAACTCCGAGGAAAAGAAGGGTTACTATATTTCATAAACTGCCCAAAACCAGACTTTTCACATTAAGAAATAAGAATTCTTTAAAAATGCCATTAAAGATAAACAGCAAAACCTTCAAAAACGCCAAACATTTAGCATTTTCCGAATTTTTGTTTTCCAATCAATACATTTAAAATCCCATTTTTTGCTATGTTACAATTTTGGTGGG comes from Leptospira johnsonii and encodes:
- a CDS encoding TetR/AcrR family transcriptional regulator translates to MVRTPKKKVKKTKASKAAAHGSHKGPKKRDRKATETALMKAGIQVFAKKGYDAATTKDIAKSAGANEALIMRYFGGKKGLLEAILTRTDDLGDSATGKKEIETKPELHLDEALVESITERCSDFKHYSDFMKVAVSRIILDPDVSRIIQTKIYTKALPEMIQELEKFKKRGEIDPKADLKSVAFGISSLTFALGFMAQVVYKIPESEIKATIKEMVRILQKGLKPESK
- a CDS encoding DUF4279 domain-containing protein — its product is MKYSNPSFPRSWALIAVSEPGLDVHEVTRTLGVRPDLSVNKGVPAISGKSVTSSLWQIHSKRDASSPLEDHIQELLERIAPRRKEFQSFCEKHNVVLYCSVEFNNGSLEETVLSARTLLLLGNLGLKLIFHAWNVPERRRRSEDQN
- a CDS encoding lytic transglycosylase domain-containing protein; translation: MKLDDLESYRRIVSRMEEIQGITERFQPKPPAEEGDPTLKKIESEFSQELDSKMKGIFSQENDPTPKDLTSIIERESYKNHLDPNLVKSVIKAESNFKPNAVSSKGAIGLMQLMPGTADILGVENPFDPEENIAGGTKFLADMMKKFGNPDKAIAAYNAGPGAVQKYDGIPPYKETKDYVKKVNRFWKGEY
- a CDS encoding aconitate hydratase, whose amino-acid sequence is MAFDIDMIRARYEKLGTLVKKAREVVGRPLTLTEKILYSHLWEGTPSSNFERGKSYVDFAPDRVAMQDATAQMALLQFMSAGRSKVAVPSTVHCDHLITAKIGSSEDLATASTENKEVYDFLSSVSNKYGIGFWKPGAGIIHQVVLENYAFPGGMMIGTDSHTVNAGGLGMVAIGVGGADACDVMAGLPWELKWPKLIGVKLTGKLNGWTSSKDVILKVAGILTVKGGTGAIVEYFGEGASSLSCTGKGTICNMGAEIGATTSTFAYDESMERYLRSTSRGDIADLANGVKEHLTADPEVYANPDKFFDQVIEINLSDLEPHLNGPFTPDLATPISKMKEEAKKNGWPTKVEVGLIGSCTNSSYEDISRAASLANQAAEKFLKPKAEFTITPGSELVRFTIERDGYIKVFEKIGAKVFANACGPCIGMWSRVGADKKEKNTIVHSFNRNFQSRNDGNPNTYAFVASPELVTALAIAGDLTFDPNNDTLTNEKGEKVKLDPPNGDELPKRGFDVNDPGYQAPAADGSNIQVVVDPKSTRLQLLAPFIKWEGTDLKGLNLLIKVKGKCTTDHISMAGPWLKFRGHLDNISNNLLIGATNIFNEKINSVKNQLDGSYDEVPKVQRQYKAKGIGSIVIGDENYGEGSSREHAAMEPRFLGVRAVLVKSFARIHETNLKKQGMLALTFADKADYDKIQEDDKIDIIGLTDFKEGTPLTLALHHKDGSKDEFKVNHTYNAQQIEWFKAGSALNLIGGKK
- a CDS encoding ArnT family glycosyltransferase: MVWNSFFKKSLSGDKIFVSLLILLNAFLLLPGSGGNTILTQGDEAMHIATIRESLASSSYLFPKFEGVLNLYKPPALFWLGILSDSLFGVSFFAERFPSFLLFFGSSVLIYAGIRRAGGSSKLAFTISFAYTLTLGVFKFSRLVMMESLLTFFIILVSVTILEFRLSKNRIWLFLGGFFSGIAILVKGPVFQVYSGVILGSYSVIGIFLLHSNGGWAGKKRIWKELLSHIIFHSSSLVVPVIWILVLLSYSELGKEFLTIFLFTENLGKFSAATANQSEWIIPIGFLLYSFPFSLAVFFGFYSKLFTKPKSLREVVGSSYLWAILAICLVHLAPNRKDFYYLLPLIPLAFLGIGLFFIRKKEYQFSRLLSLNYFFCFGISALVLAGMWGFGILLGQSILAELVFTAFLLLIFLWGRRIRDQRAGVPSSTTLNLVLAAGLLSYIQFSILPRVNLSEVPENGPFTNTKQICIVSENPWTALTFRNALPGAEIIHSVPGADRNCVDGTRYLVFFQEPIPIPSGYQLLQTQTVWKRDVTLKELLSPTQGKEYVYFYMPSRNKNSESETR
- a CDS encoding STAS domain protein — its product is MEYIRKYSYFEIRKKAKAVEIEPLLPEVNDQVLNELNSVLAMAFYETNRHVKLEISKFDTLPFPVIEKLIKYALDLREKNRVLILSKPRPPIRKYIKTFSLEELILIL
- a CDS encoding OmpA family protein is translated as MTKKQNYYVTIKGKKYDRGLIELAEKATSGKKDGRISIADAKKLLNAVKDNNTYTDVEKKTMEYVRENFQFTAKADEWFRTEIRKWAAEKSSHPKSSPQEEYTSHDEAISLMSSQHSDAPYRGYIPTPSAGQAKKQNRIPVLVLSLIILAGFGIGIYYAFRNGGKKAVSHTEEIKESKPKQVEEKKETSSSSEKESIFGFFSQKHEPANLSGKDGELASKIQSSPILFDKNDIKVPKSQRRILDSLTFLLKKHSDIKVVLIGHASSEGTEEVNLKVSQLRAEMVRDYLLGNGLETSRFILEAKGSQIVSSPEGKGQSQEKNRRVDIQIVK
- the epmA gene encoding EF-P lysine aminoacylase EpmA, with the protein product MKLNNLEILSFRSRFLHATRTFFHEKGFLEVDTPSLKKIPGMEPYLDPFVVGSPSGEEKGYLITSPEYSLKQALSLGAEKAYEIAHTFRSGEKGSSYHTAEFLMLEFYQVGTDLHQAMDLLEELIRWVTNKLSLPFPEKPFQRKSVKELLSKLAGIDWDRDSLERKITELSLTNLSFNSMEYEDCFFLIFLNLLEPNFASEFQFIYDYPPEMAALSRIELGAAKRFELYFGKIELANAFYELLDPIEQRARFEKEQELRRKLGKEVFPVHEEFLQALERGIPECSGISIGLDRLLMVLLGRNSLSDISPYWREI
- a CDS encoding Cys-rich protein yields the protein MSPISFRKIFPYLPIFVLGLAVGTFIAFKYSRGSAVQSGMEWEGKEICLDYCDNLAKCTKKEYPQTSEDQLYKVENACLRGCRKHFDKMQVCLQPEKMASCSELTSCLFGELKKYY